Within the Bacillus sp. FSL K6-3431 genome, the region TTGAAGGGAAAGAATATTCTCCACAGGAACTATCTGCTATTATTCTTCAATATTTAAAATCATATGCAGAAGACTATCTAGGTGAAAAAGTAGATAAAGCGGTTATTACTGTACCGGCATATTTTAACGATGCAGAGCGTCAAGCTACAAGGGATGCTGGAATTATTGCAGGTCTTGAAGTGGAACGTATTATTAACGAGCCAACAGCAGCAGCGCTTGCATATGGTCTTGATAAAACAGACGAAGATCAAACGATTTTGGTTTATGACCTTGGTGGCGGAACATTTGATGTTTCTATCATGGAACTGGGTGACGGTGTATTTGAAGTACTTGCAACAGCAGGTGATAACCGTCTAGGTGGAGATGACTTTGACGGGAAAGTAATCGATCATCTCGTTCAAGAATTCAAAAAAGAAAACGGTATTGATTTATCTAAAGATAAAATGGCTTTACAACGTTTGAAAGATGCAGCTGAAAAAGCGAAAAAAGATCTTTCAGGAGTTACATCTACACAAATTTCATTACCATTTATTACAGCAGGTGAAGCAGGGCCACTTCATATGGAGCTATCTTTGACTCGCGCGAAGTTTGAAGAATTGACTTCGGATTTAGTTGAGAGAACAATGGGGCCAACTCGTCAAGCCTTAAAAGATTCAGGTAAATCTGCATCTGAAATAGATAAAGTTATCCTTGTTGGTGGTTCTACGCGTATCCCTGCGGTACAGGAAGCGATTCGTAAAGAAACGGGCCAAGATCCACATAGAGGAGTTAACCCAGATGAAGTTGTAGCTATGGGGGCTTCTATTCAAGGTGGAGTATTAACAGGTGATGTGAAAGATGTGGTACTTTTAGACGTTACTCCACTTTCGCTTGGTATTGAGACAATGGGCGGCGTATTCACGAAGCTAATTGACCGTAATACAACAATTCCAACTTCGAAAGCGCAAGTTTTCTCAACTGCTGCTGATAGCCAAACAGCAGTTGATATACATGTTCTACAAGGGGAACGTCCAATGGCAACAGATAATAAAACGCTTGGTCGTTTCCAATTAGCTGATATTCCTCCAGCACCACGTGGCATTCCGCAAATCGAAGTGAAATTTGACATCGATAAAAACGGAATTGTAAATGTAAGTGCGAAAGATATGGGTACAGGTAAAGAACAAAATATTACAATTAAATCATCTTCAGGTCTATCAGATGAAGAAGTAGAACGTATGGTAAAAGAGGCAGAAGAAAACGCTGAAGCAGATAAAAAGCGTCAAGAAGAAGTAGAGCTTAGAAATGAAGCAGATCAGTTGATTTTCACAACAGAAAAAACGTTGAAAGACCTTGAAGGTAAAGTAGACGAAGAAGAAGTGAAAAAAGCAGAAGAAGCGAAAGAAGCTTTGAAAGCTGCAATTGAGAAGAATGAACTAGATGATATTCGCGAAAAGAAAGACGCGCTTCAAGAAATCGTTCAAAATCTTTCTATGAAGTTATATGAAGAGGCTGCTAAGCAAGCAGAAGCAGCACAAGGAGCAGAAGGCGGTAAGGAAGAAGATAATATCGTTGATGCTGAATTTGAAGAAGTAGATGAGGACAAAGAAAAGAAATAAACATATATGGTTGACATTGGTAAGCCTGTCAATTATTAAGGGACAGCTGATGTGACCCGTATTATGCGCAGTATCCAAAAGTCAAAGCCTATCATAACTGGCTTTGACTTTTCTTAATAATAAAGAACGTTTTTCTATATCGCTTAATCGTTGTAAGAACTTTAACTGACACGATTTACTAGTGCGACGGGTCTGTAAATCGTAAACAATAGACGTTGCGTTTATAGCTAGTGTGTCTAATGTACATAATAGTCCTTGCACATTTCTTAAAGGAGATATATGTTTCTTTCAATCTCCATGTCCTATGTGTTAAAATATACGTTATGTGAAAAGATTCGGGAGTGGGTAAATATGAGTAAACGAGATTATTATGAAGTGTTGGGTGTAGCGGAAGGTGCATCCAAAGATGAGATTAAAAAAGCATATAGACGCCTATCGAAAAAGTATCATCCAGATATTAATAAAGATCCTGGCGCCGATGAAAAGTTTAAAGAACTTACTGAAGCATATGAAATATTGAATGATGATCAAAAGCGTGCCCAATATGATCAGTTTGGACATCAAGGACCTCAAGGTTTTGGTGGAGGCGGTTCGGACTTTGGCGGTGGCTTTGGTGGCTTTGAAGATATCTTTAGTACATTTTTTGGTGGCGGTGGTGGGCGACGAGACCCTAACGCGCCAAGACAAGGATCAGATCTTCAATACACCATGTCACTTACATTTGAAGACGCTGTTTTTGGTAAAGATACGACAATTGAAATACCGAGAGACGAGTCGTGTGAGACATGTGACGGTAGTGGTGCAAAACCGGGTACAAAACCTGAGACATGTTCACATTGTAATGGTAGTGGGCAATTGAATGTGGAACAAAACACACCTTTTGGTCGCATCGTAAATCGTCGTGCATGTAACCATTGTCAAGGAACCGGAAAAATCATTAAAGAAAAATGCCGTACATGTGGTGGAGACGGCACAGTAACTAAGCGTAAGAAAATCAATGTGAAGGTACCTCAAGGTATTGATGATGGCCAACAAATGAGAGTGACTGGACAAGGGGAGCCGGGCGTTAATGGTGGACCTCCAGGGGATCTTTATGTGGTTTTCCATGTGCGTGATCATGAATTCTTTGAGCGTGATGGTGATGATATCTATTGTGAAATGCCAATCACATTTGTTCAAGCCGCTTTAGGTGATGAGATTGAGGTTCCTACTTTATATGGTAAAGTGAAATTGAAAATTCCAGCTGGTTCACAGACAGGAACAAGATTCCGCTTACGTGGGAAAGGCGTGAAAAACGTCAGAGGATATGGTACAGGTGATCAACATATACTTGTGAAAGTGATTACGCCTACCAATTTAACAGAACAGCAGAAGACAATGCTACGTGAATTTGCCGATGTAAGTGGAAATGTGCCAGATGAGCAACATGAAAGTTTCTTTGATAAAGTAAAACGCGCTTTTAAAAGCGAGTAACGATGATTGGGGTCTGGTGCAATGAAATGGACTGAAATAAGCATTCACACTACGAATGAAGCGGTTGAGCCTATATCTAATATCCTCCACGAGACTGGAGCGAGTGGAGTTGTAATTGAGGACCCGGCTGAGTTAAGTAAAGAACGCGTAGATCAATTTGGGGAAATCTATGATTTGAATCCAGCGGACTACCCTGATGATGGTGTTATTATTAAAGCGTATATGCCAGTCAACAGCTTTATGATTGAAACGATTGAGGCGATTAAGCAGGGAGTAACGGATCTTTCAAGTTTTGATATTGATATTGGTAAAAATCATGTTACTACAACAGAAGTAAATGAAGAAGACTGGGCCACGGCGTGGAAGAAATACTATACCCCAGTAAAAATATCGGAAACTTTTACTATTGTACCGACTTGGGAAGAATATGAACCAAGTACAAAAGAAGAATTGATCATTGAGCTTGACCCAGGTATGGCCTTTGGCACAGGCACACATCCAACAACGGTGATGTGCATCCAGGCGTTAGAGAGAACGGTTAAACAGGATGACTTTGTTGTAGATGTTGGCACAGGTTCGGGGGTGCTTAGTATTGCTGCTGCTTTATTAGGAGCGAGCAATGTAATGGCACTTGATTTGGATGAAGTAGCTGTAAAAGCGGCCCGTGAAAATGTGGAGTTAAACCAATTAGCTGATCAAATAACAGTAAAGAAAAGCGATTTACTTCATGGACGGGCAGAGCGAGCGGATGTTGTAGTAGCTAATATTTTGGCTGAAGTTATTATGAAGTTAACAGAAGATGCTGCAAAGACAGTGAGAAAAAATGGCTATTTTATTACTTCTGGAATTATTCAGCAGAAAAAATTAGAGGTGAAAGATGCCATTATCGCTGCTGGATTTGACATTGAAGAAACACTTGTCATGGAAGATTGGGTTGCATTCATAGCAAGAAGGAAATAATGGGGTGGAATGATGCAACGTTATTTTATCAATGAGCCTTTTACAAACCAAACAACGGTGAAAATATTC harbors:
- the dnaJ gene encoding molecular chaperone DnaJ — its product is MSKRDYYEVLGVAEGASKDEIKKAYRRLSKKYHPDINKDPGADEKFKELTEAYEILNDDQKRAQYDQFGHQGPQGFGGGGSDFGGGFGGFEDIFSTFFGGGGGRRDPNAPRQGSDLQYTMSLTFEDAVFGKDTTIEIPRDESCETCDGSGAKPGTKPETCSHCNGSGQLNVEQNTPFGRIVNRRACNHCQGTGKIIKEKCRTCGGDGTVTKRKKINVKVPQGIDDGQQMRVTGQGEPGVNGGPPGDLYVVFHVRDHEFFERDGDDIYCEMPITFVQAALGDEIEVPTLYGKVKLKIPAGSQTGTRFRLRGKGVKNVRGYGTGDQHILVKVITPTNLTEQQKTMLREFADVSGNVPDEQHESFFDKVKRAFKSE
- the dnaK gene encoding molecular chaperone DnaK gives rise to the protein MSKIIGIDLGTTNSCVAVLEGGEAKVIPNPEGNRTTPSVIAFKNGERQVGEVAKRQAITNPNTIMSIKRHMGTNHMEDIEGKEYSPQELSAIILQYLKSYAEDYLGEKVDKAVITVPAYFNDAERQATRDAGIIAGLEVERIINEPTAAALAYGLDKTDEDQTILVYDLGGGTFDVSIMELGDGVFEVLATAGDNRLGGDDFDGKVIDHLVQEFKKENGIDLSKDKMALQRLKDAAEKAKKDLSGVTSTQISLPFITAGEAGPLHMELSLTRAKFEELTSDLVERTMGPTRQALKDSGKSASEIDKVILVGGSTRIPAVQEAIRKETGQDPHRGVNPDEVVAMGASIQGGVLTGDVKDVVLLDVTPLSLGIETMGGVFTKLIDRNTTIPTSKAQVFSTAADSQTAVDIHVLQGERPMATDNKTLGRFQLADIPPAPRGIPQIEVKFDIDKNGIVNVSAKDMGTGKEQNITIKSSSGLSDEEVERMVKEAEENAEADKKRQEEVELRNEADQLIFTTEKTLKDLEGKVDEEEVKKAEEAKEALKAAIEKNELDDIREKKDALQEIVQNLSMKLYEEAAKQAEAAQGAEGGKEEDNIVDAEFEEVDEDKEKK
- the prmA gene encoding 50S ribosomal protein L11 methyltransferase — its product is MKWTEISIHTTNEAVEPISNILHETGASGVVIEDPAELSKERVDQFGEIYDLNPADYPDDGVIIKAYMPVNSFMIETIEAIKQGVTDLSSFDIDIGKNHVTTTEVNEEDWATAWKKYYTPVKISETFTIVPTWEEYEPSTKEELIIELDPGMAFGTGTHPTTVMCIQALERTVKQDDFVVDVGTGSGVLSIAAALLGASNVMALDLDEVAVKAARENVELNQLADQITVKKSDLLHGRAERADVVVANILAEVIMKLTEDAAKTVRKNGYFITSGIIQQKKLEVKDAIIAAGFDIEETLVMEDWVAFIARRK